In Blautia sp. SC05B48, a single genomic region encodes these proteins:
- a CDS encoding ABC transporter ATP-binding protein → MLKISHISKIFNPGTVNEKKAIEDLSLELKKGDFATIIGSNGAGKSTFFNAICGDFLTDSGSIELDGRDITFMPQHARAKEIGRLYQDPMRGTAPGMTIEENLALAAGKGGWLSRTTRQEKERFREELKKLDIGLEERMSHPVGLLSGGQRQALTLLMATMNPPKLLLLDEHTAALDPGTAEKVLDLTRRIVEENQLTCLMITHNMQSAIDLGNRILMMDSGNIVLDIGGEEKKNMTVDGLLEKFKTGAGKALDNDRILLSE, encoded by the coding sequence ATGTTAAAAATCAGCCATATTTCAAAAATATTTAATCCGGGAACCGTAAACGAAAAAAAAGCAATAGAAGATCTTTCCCTGGAACTGAAAAAAGGCGATTTTGCTACGATCATCGGTTCCAATGGTGCAGGAAAATCAACATTTTTTAATGCGATCTGCGGTGATTTTCTTACAGATTCCGGTTCGATCGAGTTGGACGGCAGGGATATTACATTTATGCCGCAGCATGCACGTGCAAAAGAGATCGGACGCCTTTATCAGGACCCGATGCGTGGTACTGCGCCGGGAATGACGATCGAAGAGAATCTTGCACTTGCAGCCGGCAAGGGTGGTTGGCTTTCCCGCACGACCCGGCAGGAAAAAGAGCGTTTTCGTGAAGAATTAAAGAAGCTGGACATTGGACTGGAAGAGAGGATGAGCCATCCGGTAGGTCTTCTTTCCGGCGGACAGAGACAGGCGCTGACGCTTCTGATGGCAACCATGAATCCGCCGAAATTACTTCTTCTGGATGAGCATACTGCAGCCCTTGATCCGGGAACTGCTGAGAAAGTCCTTGATCTCACCAGAAGGATCGTGGAAGAAAATCAGCTGACATGTCTGATGATCACACACAATATGCAGTCAGCAATTGATCTTGGGAACCGTATCCTGATGATGGACTCCGGCAATATCGTGCTGGATATCGGTGGTGAGGAGAAGAAGAACATGACCGTGGATGGTCTCCTTGAGAAATTTAAGACAGGAGCCGGAAAGGCTTTGGACAATGATCGTATTCTTTTGTCTGAATAA
- a CDS encoding ABC transporter permease encodes MLSLGETALKLGLICSLTVLALFLSYSMLNVCDLSTDGCFTFGAAVGAVVAVSGHPFLSIAAAMAAGVTSGFVTAILQTKLGVDSLLAGIIVNTALYSVNIAVMGGSSLINMNRTTTVFTMMKDVLAGTPLKGREDILIAAIAVILVIVFLVFFLKTRLGLAIRATGNNSDMVKSSSINPVFTTVIGLCVANAFTALSGCLLSQSQKSVDINIGQGMVTIALASLLIGGTLLGHGGIFVRAVGMVLGSFIFRLVYTIALRFNMPAFMLKLVSSVIVVLAISGPYLKKQWPQIRRRMTHTKGGR; translated from the coding sequence ATGCTCTCCCTCGGGGAGACAGCCCTGAAGCTTGGACTGATCTGTTCTCTGACAGTTCTTGCCTTGTTCCTTAGTTATTCCATGCTGAATGTCTGCGACCTTTCTACAGATGGCTGCTTTACCTTCGGAGCCGCTGTAGGAGCCGTAGTTGCTGTAAGCGGACATCCGTTCCTGTCCATTGCGGCAGCTATGGCAGCAGGTGTTACATCGGGATTTGTAACGGCTATCCTGCAGACGAAGCTGGGAGTAGATAGCCTGCTTGCAGGTATTATTGTAAATACTGCATTATATTCCGTAAATATTGCGGTCATGGGAGGGTCATCCCTGATCAATATGAATCGGACGACCACAGTATTTACCATGATGAAGGACGTGCTTGCAGGTACACCGTTAAAAGGCAGGGAAGATATCCTTATTGCAGCCATCGCAGTGATCCTCGTGATTGTATTTCTGGTATTCTTTCTGAAAACAAGACTTGGTCTTGCGATCAGGGCAACCGGAAATAATTCCGATATGGTAAAATCTTCCTCTATCAATCCGGTATTTACAACAGTGATCGGTCTTTGCGTGGCAAATGCATTTACCGCACTTTCCGGATGTCTTCTGTCTCAGTCACAGAAATCCGTAGATATCAACATCGGTCAGGGTATGGTCACCATCGCACTGGCATCATTGCTGATCGGAGGTACCCTTCTCGGACATGGAGGGATTTTTGTGAGAGCGGTGGGAATGGTACTTGGTTCCTTTATCTTCCGCCTTGTGTACACCATTGCACTTCGGTTCAACATGCCGGCATTTATGCTGAAGCTGGTATCCTCTGTGATCGTTGTTCTTGCAATTTCCGGTCCATATCTTAAGAAACAGTGGCCGCAGATCCGAAGAAGAATGACTCATACAAAAGGAGGAAGATGA